Proteins found in one Saccharopolyspora phatthalungensis genomic segment:
- a CDS encoding SDR family oxidoreductase, whose translation MTDRLGLDGRTVFVTGASRGLGRAIARKMCASGGTVYLNYSRSEVAAKDALNELEPLPGNAIAVKGDVSEPDEFRRLLDQVRDRSGRLDVFVHNAATFRPMSAISPDPAAFLAEQALALNPLLHGIGQLTELVAADGRIVVISSNGAAKVIPGYVAVGVAKAALENLARYLAAELAGRGIAVNVIATALLDKGDEGSKVDEDLRRMLAARTPAGRLTRPSDVADAVALLCAPEAHWIHGQVLTVDGGLGLRA comes from the coding sequence ATGACCGACCGGCTCGGTCTCGACGGGAGAACCGTGTTCGTCACCGGGGCGAGCAGGGGCCTCGGCCGCGCCATCGCGCGCAAGATGTGCGCGTCCGGCGGCACCGTCTACCTGAATTATTCGAGGTCCGAGGTGGCAGCCAAGGACGCGCTGAACGAGCTCGAACCGTTGCCCGGCAACGCGATCGCGGTCAAGGGAGATGTCAGCGAGCCGGACGAGTTCCGCCGGCTGCTCGACCAGGTGCGCGACCGCAGCGGCCGGCTGGACGTGTTCGTGCACAACGCCGCGACGTTCCGGCCGATGTCGGCGATCTCCCCGGACCCGGCCGCGTTTCTCGCCGAGCAAGCGCTGGCGCTCAACCCCCTTTTGCACGGCATCGGGCAGCTCACCGAGCTGGTGGCCGCGGACGGCCGGATCGTGGTGATCTCCAGCAATGGCGCGGCGAAGGTCATCCCCGGTTACGTCGCGGTCGGGGTGGCCAAGGCGGCGCTGGAGAACTTGGCGCGCTATCTGGCCGCGGAACTGGCCGGGCGCGGCATCGCGGTGAACGTGATCGCCACCGCGCTGCTCGACAAGGGCGACGAGGGCAGCAAGGTCGACGAGGACCTGCGCCGGATGCTCGCCGCGCGAACCCCGGCCGGGCGGCTGACGAGACCCTCCGACGTAGCCGACGCGGTCGCGCTGCTGTGCGCGCCGGAGGCGCACTGGATCCACGGGCAGGTGCTGACCGTCGACGGCGGACTGGGACTACGGGCTTAG
- a CDS encoding FAD-dependent monooxygenase codes for MNRLEVDFCVVGGGPAGLTLALLLARSGTRVAVVEKAKSLDREYRGEILQPGALALLDELGVWPGIRQRGGYQLSRFRLVDRGRVLMNIDYRALPAPFDFLFSVPQRHVIEELHKACLGQENLSVLEGASVHSLIFDGSRVTGVIRGSGERAGEVRAHCVVAADGRYSKVRKLADIAYDRIEAFEHDVLWFKLPAHERAVHDVQVFRDAGSPALLHDSYPGRLQIGWTLPHRGYRQLAARGIEHVKEQIARAVPPYADLVHEEITSLNDMTLLDVFAGTARTWARDGLVLIGDSAHTHGPIGAQGVNLAIQDAVCAHPVLMKSLRAGDPSTAALGEFERLRRPAIEKVIALQSRQAKAMLSTGRITNALRPVLARALAHTPVYRKVLDQIAFGDRQVRIHSELLVA; via the coding sequence ATGAATCGGCTCGAAGTGGACTTCTGCGTGGTGGGTGGCGGCCCGGCGGGCCTGACGCTGGCGCTGCTGCTCGCCCGGTCCGGGACGCGGGTGGCGGTGGTGGAGAAGGCGAAATCCTTGGACCGCGAGTACCGCGGCGAAATCCTGCAACCGGGCGCGCTCGCACTGCTCGACGAGCTGGGCGTGTGGCCGGGAATCCGGCAGCGCGGCGGCTACCAGCTTTCCCGGTTCCGGCTGGTCGATCGCGGCCGGGTACTGATGAACATCGACTACCGCGCGCTGCCCGCGCCGTTCGACTTCCTGTTCAGCGTGCCGCAGCGGCATGTCATCGAGGAACTGCACAAGGCGTGTCTGGGCCAGGAGAACCTTTCCGTCCTGGAGGGAGCCTCGGTCCACTCGCTGATCTTCGACGGTTCGCGAGTCACCGGGGTGATCCGCGGAAGCGGGGAGCGGGCCGGTGAGGTGCGCGCGCACTGCGTGGTGGCCGCCGATGGTCGTTACTCCAAGGTCCGGAAACTGGCCGACATCGCCTACGACCGGATCGAGGCATTCGAGCACGACGTCCTGTGGTTCAAGCTGCCCGCCCACGAACGCGCGGTGCACGACGTGCAGGTCTTCCGCGACGCGGGAAGCCCTGCGCTGCTGCACGATTCGTACCCGGGCCGGTTGCAGATCGGCTGGACGCTGCCGCACCGCGGCTACCGGCAACTCGCGGCGCGGGGGATCGAGCACGTCAAGGAGCAGATCGCCCGTGCGGTGCCACCGTACGCGGACCTGGTGCACGAGGAGATCACCAGCCTCAACGACATGACCCTGCTCGACGTTTTCGCCGGCACGGCGCGGACCTGGGCCCGAGACGGTCTGGTGCTCATCGGCGACAGCGCGCACACCCACGGTCCGATCGGGGCGCAGGGCGTCAACCTCGCGATCCAGGACGCGGTCTGCGCGCACCCGGTGCTGATGAAGTCCCTGCGGGCCGGCGATCCGAGCACCGCGGCGTTGGGCGAGTTCGAGCGGTTACGCCGCCCGGCCATCGAGAAGGTCATCGCCTTGCAGAGCAGGCAGGCCAAGGCGATGTTGTCGACCGGGCGGATCACGAACGCGCTTCGTCCGGTGCTGGCCAGGGCGCTGGCCCACACCCCGGTGTACCGCAAGGTCCTGGACCAGATCGCCTTCGGCGACCGGCAGGTGCGGATCCACTCGGAACTGCTCGTCGCGTGA
- a CDS encoding cyclase family protein — protein sequence MRIVDLSSPIDAEFWEPDPIKHEVLSPAAGARHVVSEMREHFDLELAVEDLPDGEFLNNDFFYLSTHTGTHVDAPAHYGSRGPDGPPRTVDRLPLEWFFNRGVVLDLRDRPVGVADADDLRRALDRAGHELAPMDIVLLDTGADRLLGGPDYFTQFVGLDGSAVEFLLAAGVRVIGTDAFSLDAPFPNIIERFQATGDRSVLWPAHFAGRSVEYCQIERLGNLDSLPRSAGFMVSCFPVKIARAGAAWSRVVALLDD from the coding sequence ATGCGGATCGTCGACCTGTCGTCGCCGATCGACGCCGAGTTCTGGGAACCGGACCCGATCAAGCACGAGGTACTCAGCCCCGCCGCCGGGGCCCGGCACGTGGTCTCGGAGATGCGCGAGCACTTCGACCTTGAGCTGGCCGTCGAGGACCTACCGGACGGCGAGTTCCTGAACAACGACTTCTTCTACCTGTCCACGCACACCGGCACGCACGTGGACGCCCCGGCGCACTACGGGTCCCGGGGCCCCGACGGTCCACCGCGGACGGTCGACCGGCTGCCGCTGGAGTGGTTCTTCAACCGCGGCGTGGTGCTCGACCTCCGCGACCGGCCGGTCGGGGTCGCGGATGCCGACGACCTGCGCCGGGCGCTGGACCGGGCCGGGCACGAGCTCGCCCCGATGGACATCGTGCTGCTCGACACCGGCGCCGACCGGTTGCTGGGCGGTCCGGACTACTTCACCCAGTTCGTCGGGCTGGACGGTTCGGCCGTGGAGTTCCTGCTCGCCGCCGGGGTCCGGGTGATCGGCACCGACGCGTTCAGCCTCGACGCCCCTTTCCCGAACATCATCGAGCGGTTCCAGGCTACCGGAGACCGCAGCGTGCTCTGGCCCGCCCACTTCGCCGGCCGCTCCGTCGAATACTGCCAGATCGAGCGGTTGGGCAACCTCGACTCGTTGCCCAGATCGGCCGGATTCATGGTGAGCTGCTTCCCGGTGAAGATCGCCCGGGCCGGCGCGGCCTGGTCGCGCGTGGTCGCACTGCTCGACGACTGA
- a CDS encoding cupin domain-containing protein encodes MTDFASAGKVSYVLLPPEMGEQLSIFGNAFSMKLSGDASDGSLAIIEAVFPPGGHAPPHLHRTHTESFYVVDGLFELRTGDEIVEAGAGAFCYAPRGVPHAFRNIGDRPGKLLSVINPAGYENHFREIDALHEPTAEALKEIFDRYDQEPA; translated from the coding sequence ATGACCGACTTCGCATCGGCCGGGAAAGTCAGCTACGTGCTGCTGCCGCCGGAGATGGGGGAGCAGCTGAGCATCTTCGGCAATGCCTTCTCGATGAAGCTCAGCGGGGACGCCTCCGACGGCTCGCTGGCCATCATCGAGGCCGTCTTTCCCCCGGGCGGCCACGCGCCGCCGCACCTGCACCGCACCCACACCGAGTCGTTCTACGTGGTGGACGGACTTTTCGAACTTCGCACCGGCGACGAGATCGTCGAAGCGGGGGCGGGAGCCTTCTGCTACGCGCCACGGGGCGTGCCGCACGCGTTCCGCAACATCGGCGACCGGCCGGGCAAGCTGCTCAGCGTGATCAACCCGGCTGGCTACGAGAACCACTTCCGGGAGATCGATGCCCTGCACGAGCCCACCGCCGAAGCGCTCAAGGAGATCTTCGACCGATACGACCAGGAACCCGCCTAG
- a CDS encoding alkene reductase, which produces MATLFDEVKLGDLVLPNRIVMAPLTRNRAGRDGVPGELAATYYAQRASAGLIIGEGSQPSAVGQGFFDTPGLHTAAHIAAWSEVTAEVHAAGGRIFAQLMHAGRIGHADLVAPEVGTGRYPVAPSPIRHAGQARTRHGSPDFPVPVQLTEAEISDTIRDFADAARNAMAAGFDGVELHGANGCLLHQFLADGTNRRTDRYGGSIGNRIRFTLEVTEAVAAEIGPDRVGLRISPGNRFNDMSESDTEELYPALLSAIAPLGIAFLHVYEVGNRQVVRALRDCWAGTCVLNPHPAGRTPVDLAAAQQVIDEGLAELVSFGRNFIANPDLPHRLRSGIELTEPDPSTFYGGDHRGYTDYPTAEG; this is translated from the coding sequence ATGGCAACGCTGTTCGACGAGGTCAAGTTGGGCGATCTGGTGCTGCCCAACCGGATCGTGATGGCCCCGCTGACCCGCAACCGAGCCGGCCGGGACGGCGTGCCCGGCGAGCTGGCGGCGACCTACTACGCGCAGCGCGCCTCGGCCGGGCTGATCATCGGTGAGGGCAGCCAGCCCAGCGCGGTCGGGCAGGGCTTCTTCGACACACCCGGTCTGCACACCGCCGCGCACATCGCCGCATGGAGCGAGGTCACCGCCGAGGTGCACGCCGCGGGCGGCCGGATCTTCGCGCAGCTGATGCACGCCGGCCGGATCGGCCACGCCGACCTGGTGGCACCCGAGGTCGGGACCGGTCGCTACCCGGTGGCGCCGTCGCCGATCCGGCACGCCGGACAGGCCCGGACCCGCCACGGCTCCCCGGACTTCCCGGTACCGGTCCAGCTCACCGAAGCCGAGATCTCCGACACGATAAGGGATTTCGCCGACGCCGCCCGCAACGCGATGGCCGCCGGGTTCGACGGCGTGGAACTGCACGGCGCGAACGGCTGCCTGCTGCACCAGTTCCTCGCCGACGGCACCAACCGGCGCACGGACCGCTACGGCGGCTCGATCGGCAACCGGATCCGCTTCACCCTGGAGGTCACCGAGGCGGTCGCCGCGGAGATCGGCCCGGATCGGGTCGGGTTGCGGATCTCCCCGGGCAACCGGTTCAACGACATGTCCGAATCGGACACCGAGGAGCTGTATCCCGCGCTGTTGAGCGCGATCGCGCCGCTGGGCATCGCATTCCTGCACGTGTACGAGGTCGGCAACCGGCAGGTGGTCCGCGCGTTACGGGACTGCTGGGCAGGGACGTGCGTGCTCAACCCGCACCCGGCCGGGCGGACGCCGGTGGACCTGGCGGCGGCGCAGCAGGTCATCGACGAGGGGCTGGCCGAGTTGGTCTCCTTCGGCCGGAACTTCATCGCCAACCCCGACCTGCCGCACCGGCTGCGGTCCGGGATCGAGTTGACCGAACCGGACCCGAGCACCTTCTACGGCGGCGACCACCGCGGCTATACGGACTACCCGACAGCCGAAGGCTAA
- a CDS encoding aldo/keto reductase → MRTRTLGFGGPVVAEIGLGTMGMGGSYGPVDKAESLATLRLALDSGVTLIDTADFYGQGASEELVGKAVAGRRDEAVVATKTGMRFGPGGPRPDGSPEFIKAQLDGSLRRLGVDHVDLYYLARVDPQVPIEDSAGALAELVAAGKVRHIGLCEAAPSTLRRAAKVHRIAALQTEYSLWERGVEQQILPTLRELGIALVAYRTLGSGFLSGKVALDRLDQGDWRRNDPRLQGENLDRNLEIVSVVREVAERRNLTAAQLALAWVLSRGPDVIAIPGTKNRRYLRENLAAADVRIAVEESAELLELVPHGAAGQRYQPALMKTIDA, encoded by the coding sequence ATGCGCACCAGGACATTGGGTTTCGGCGGGCCGGTGGTGGCCGAGATCGGGCTGGGCACGATGGGGATGGGCGGCTCCTACGGGCCGGTGGACAAGGCCGAGTCGCTGGCCACGCTCCGGCTCGCGCTGGATTCCGGAGTCACCCTGATCGACACGGCCGACTTCTACGGTCAGGGCGCCAGCGAGGAACTGGTCGGCAAGGCGGTGGCCGGTCGCCGGGACGAAGCGGTGGTGGCGACCAAGACCGGCATGCGGTTCGGGCCGGGCGGCCCGCGGCCGGACGGGTCGCCGGAGTTCATCAAGGCCCAGCTCGACGGGTCGCTGCGGCGGCTGGGCGTGGACCACGTCGACCTGTACTACCTGGCCAGGGTCGACCCGCAGGTGCCGATCGAGGATTCCGCGGGTGCGCTGGCGGAACTCGTGGCCGCGGGCAAGGTCCGGCACATCGGGCTGTGCGAGGCCGCCCCGTCAACGCTGCGCCGAGCCGCCAAGGTGCACCGGATCGCCGCGCTCCAGACCGAATACTCGCTGTGGGAACGCGGCGTCGAGCAGCAGATCCTGCCCACGCTGCGGGAACTGGGCATCGCGCTCGTCGCCTACCGGACGCTGGGCAGCGGGTTCCTCAGCGGCAAGGTCGCCCTCGACCGGCTCGACCAGGGCGACTGGCGGCGCAACGATCCCCGGTTGCAAGGCGAGAATCTGGACCGCAACCTGGAGATCGTGTCGGTGGTGCGCGAGGTCGCCGAGCGGCGGAACCTGACCGCGGCGCAGCTCGCGCTGGCCTGGGTGCTGTCCCGGGGGCCTGACGTGATCGCCATCCCCGGCACCAAGAACCGCCGTTACCTGCGGGAGAACCTGGCCGCGGCGGATGTGCGGATCGCCGTCGAGGAATCGGCCGAACTGCTCGAACTGGTGCCGCACGGGGCGGCCGGCCAGCGGTACCAGCCCGCGCTGATGAAGACCATCGACGCCTGA
- a CDS encoding methyltransferase, giving the protein MTASGWEPDPDRILQLGLSFFGSRALLSAVELGVFTELADGPVTGERLRSRIGLHPRGARDFLDALVAMRVLDREDGKYSNSPDAQRFLVRGHEEYIGGSLEMAASRLWGFWGDLTTALRTGGPQSEKKDGEPDGFDAAYADPARLRTMLAAMTGITLPSARSIAAKFPFDRYQTFIDIGTGEGALPVQVAAAHPHITGGGFDLPPVGPAFDEYVGKHDLGDRLRFWGGDFFAGPLPQADVLCFGHVLHDWDLDRKRELLAKAYTALPDEGALIVHETLIDDDRRDNLFGLLMSLDMLIESTGGFDFTAADCRQWLREAGFRKTWTTELTGPHSMIVAVK; this is encoded by the coding sequence ATGACGGCCTCGGGATGGGAACCGGACCCGGACCGGATTCTCCAGTTGGGATTGTCCTTCTTCGGTTCGCGCGCTCTGCTCAGCGCCGTCGAGCTGGGCGTGTTCACCGAACTCGCGGACGGACCCGTAACGGGCGAACGGCTGCGGAGCAGGATCGGCCTGCACCCGCGTGGGGCTCGGGACTTCCTGGACGCGCTGGTGGCGATGCGGGTCCTCGACCGGGAGGACGGGAAGTACTCGAATTCACCGGATGCGCAGCGTTTCCTCGTGCGCGGCCACGAGGAGTACATCGGCGGCAGCTTGGAGATGGCTGCCTCCCGGTTGTGGGGCTTTTGGGGTGACCTCACCACCGCTCTGCGCACCGGAGGGCCGCAGAGCGAGAAGAAGGACGGCGAGCCGGACGGCTTCGACGCCGCCTACGCCGACCCGGCGCGACTACGCACGATGCTCGCCGCGATGACCGGCATCACGCTGCCGAGCGCCAGGTCGATCGCCGCCAAGTTCCCGTTCGATCGCTACCAGACCTTTATCGACATCGGCACCGGCGAGGGCGCCCTGCCGGTGCAGGTAGCCGCCGCGCATCCGCACATCACCGGCGGCGGCTTCGACCTGCCGCCGGTGGGCCCGGCGTTCGACGAGTACGTCGGCAAGCACGACCTCGGAGATCGACTGCGGTTCTGGGGCGGTGACTTCTTCGCGGGACCGCTGCCGCAGGCCGACGTGCTGTGCTTCGGGCACGTCCTGCACGACTGGGACCTGGACCGCAAGCGCGAGCTGCTGGCCAAGGCCTACACCGCGCTGCCCGACGAGGGCGCGCTCATCGTGCACGAAACGCTGATCGACGACGACCGGCGGGACAACCTGTTCGGCCTGTTGATGAGCCTGGACATGCTGATCGAATCCACCGGTGGATTCGACTTCACCGCGGCGGACTGCCGGCAATGGTTGCGGGAAGCCGGTTTCCGCAAGACCTGGACGACCGAGCTGACCGGCCCGCACTCGATGATCGTGGCCGTGAAGTGA
- a CDS encoding NAD(P)H-binding protein, producing the protein MILVVGATGNVGREALDLLAAEEIPARALTRYPGKAAPPPGIVAVGGDLTRPETLPAAFAGVDEVFLILAATVDLPAQRLAAILRMAVDAGVRRLVLVSSISAATAPGNAVGRRHLELEQAVRECGLAWTFLRPGMFMSNALDWAASIRSDGMVRAGYGDLTTSPTDPADIAAVGVTALLTDGHEGRIYPLSGPAEISPREQVRVLGEVLGRPIRFEELSPVAFRRQLHSHAPPAVVDAMLAMLTSPTGGLSEVLPTVPEVLGRPARTFEQWAGTHAELFRS; encoded by the coding sequence ATGATCTTGGTCGTGGGCGCGACCGGTAACGTCGGGCGCGAAGCGCTCGACCTGCTGGCCGCCGAGGAGATTCCGGCGCGCGCGCTCACGCGCTACCCGGGAAAGGCGGCGCCGCCGCCCGGGATCGTGGCCGTCGGCGGCGATCTGACCAGGCCGGAGACCCTGCCGGCGGCGTTCGCCGGAGTCGACGAGGTGTTCCTGATACTGGCGGCCACGGTGGACCTCCCGGCGCAACGGCTGGCGGCGATCCTGCGGATGGCCGTCGACGCCGGTGTCCGCCGGCTGGTTCTGGTGTCGTCCATCTCCGCGGCGACCGCGCCCGGGAACGCGGTCGGCCGGCGGCACCTCGAACTGGAACAGGCGGTCCGGGAGTGCGGGCTCGCCTGGACCTTCCTGCGCCCCGGCATGTTCATGTCGAACGCGCTGGACTGGGCGGCCTCGATCCGGTCCGATGGAATGGTCCGGGCCGGGTACGGCGATCTGACCACCTCGCCCACCGATCCGGCCGACATCGCGGCGGTGGGTGTGACCGCATTGCTGACCGACGGCCACGAAGGCAGGATTTACCCGCTGAGCGGCCCGGCGGAGATCTCGCCCCGGGAGCAGGTGCGGGTGCTGGGCGAAGTGCTGGGCCGGCCCATCCGGTTCGAAGAGCTCTCGCCCGTGGCTTTCCGGCGGCAACTCCACTCCCACGCGCCCCCGGCAGTGGTCGACGCGATGCTGGCGATGCTGACCTCACCGACCGGCGGACTGTCCGAGGTGCTGCCGACCGTGCCGGAGGTCCTCGGCCGCCCGGCCCGCACCTTCGAGCAGTGGGCCGGCACCCACGCGGAGCTGTTCCGGAGCTGA
- a CDS encoding IclR family transcriptional regulator, whose protein sequence is MTSTAGRRMSVADSRGSAVAGAQTLDRGIRILWHLAERPNGETLTEMARSLGLNRNALHRMLEALAAHNLVRRTEDKRFHLAYGLVELASAVDSDLRGLAYPIMAALADSVDATAHLMVPVSDVEVQAVLVVEPRLAAAHIAFRTGQRHPIDRGSGGIAILAGRAARHDDPAEVMTAREQGYAVSTGHVIPGVIGVSVPVETPPTMSEVSIGVSLVDPEAVDQVAPQVVKAARELSAQLFASRSRVR, encoded by the coding sequence ATGACCAGCACTGCAGGGCGGCGGATGAGCGTGGCAGACTCCCGAGGATCCGCGGTCGCGGGTGCCCAGACCCTCGACCGGGGAATCCGGATCCTCTGGCACCTGGCCGAGCGGCCGAACGGTGAGACGCTGACGGAGATGGCGCGCTCGCTGGGACTCAACCGCAATGCGCTGCACCGGATGCTGGAAGCGCTCGCCGCGCACAACCTGGTCCGGCGGACCGAGGACAAGCGGTTCCACCTCGCCTACGGGCTCGTGGAGCTGGCCTCGGCCGTGGACAGCGATCTGCGTGGCCTGGCCTACCCGATCATGGCGGCGCTGGCCGACTCGGTGGACGCGACGGCGCACCTAATGGTGCCGGTCAGCGATGTCGAGGTGCAGGCCGTGCTGGTGGTCGAGCCGCGACTGGCCGCCGCGCACATCGCGTTCCGGACCGGGCAGCGCCACCCGATCGACCGCGGCTCGGGCGGCATCGCGATCCTGGCGGGCCGCGCGGCTCGCCACGACGATCCGGCCGAGGTGATGACGGCCCGCGAACAGGGCTACGCCGTGTCCACCGGGCACGTGATTCCCGGCGTCATCGGGGTTTCGGTGCCGGTCGAGACCCCGCCGACCATGTCCGAGGTGAGCATCGGCGTATCCCTGGTCGACCCGGAGGCGGTCGACCAGGTAGCGCCGCAGGTGGTGAAGGCGGCCCGCGAGCTCAGCGCGCAGCTGTTCGCCTCGCGTTCGCGGGTGCGCTGA
- a CDS encoding nuclear transport factor 2 family protein, with amino-acid sequence MTTSDDRVAIEQVLHRYARAVDRLDYDGIRDCYFPDAIDNHGGYHGPVDGLIEDIRQRHATIDSSQHFISNVLIDFTGEGSAEVESYCLCYLRQAPEDGSSEQELATIRCRYVDRFERRGGRWRIADRIVVFDEYRTQRVTDRLNPAWVRSRRDATDPVYRR; translated from the coding sequence GTGACCACATCGGACGATCGGGTCGCCATCGAGCAGGTGCTCCACCGCTACGCGAGGGCGGTGGACCGGCTCGACTACGACGGCATCCGGGACTGCTACTTCCCCGACGCCATCGACAACCACGGCGGATACCACGGACCCGTGGACGGGCTCATCGAAGACATCCGGCAGCGGCACGCCACCATCGATTCCTCGCAGCACTTCATCAGCAACGTGCTCATCGACTTCACCGGCGAGGGCAGCGCCGAGGTCGAGTCGTACTGCCTGTGCTACCTCAGGCAGGCACCGGAAGACGGGTCGTCCGAACAGGAATTGGCCACCATCCGGTGCCGCTATGTGGACCGGTTCGAGCGGCGCGGCGGCCGGTGGCGCATCGCCGACCGCATCGTGGTCTTCGATGAATACCGCACGCAGCGAGTCACCGACCGCCTGAACCCGGCCTGGGTCCGCTCCCGGCGGGACGCCACCGACCCGGTCTACCGGCGGTGA
- a CDS encoding FAD-dependent oxidoreductase: MDYDYHLVVIGAGGAGLAAAVSAAQQGLRVLVLESEAEIGGSTQRSAGMLTAAATSVQRALGVEDSPARMFQHYMDLNQWRVLPGPTRMFCEQSSTLIDWLVELGVEIPAQLSRNAHMPGLTRAGVEDVWRGHVPKDQGYGLIQALDRARRRLKVDLALGSRATDLLRDGPAVRGVVVDDAEVTAPSVVVACGGLAQNPELVREYFPDARIAGDSLFVVAAPGSRGDHVALAERHGLSLFGRGWGLLLVTAEFQRFHHWQSGFPPPARIHVDSDGRRCMDEDAPYAVSPGILKQHGGFVWAVFDETARTGLPPGYADWAADRVLEEVGKGIVRRADTLPELAARIGVPPANLVRSIERFNALLGNGHDADFLRHESLAAKQVDPRLPPVETGPFYAVRMLPAELVCTHTGLRIDSLARVLDTGGRVVPGLYAAGEAAGGILGERYVGGGNSVAHALVLGRLAGQQAAQRVHEAGSAA; this comes from the coding sequence ATGGATTACGACTACCACCTGGTCGTCATCGGCGCCGGCGGTGCCGGACTGGCGGCTGCGGTGTCGGCGGCGCAGCAGGGGCTGCGGGTGCTGGTGCTCGAATCCGAGGCCGAAATCGGCGGTTCCACGCAGCGTTCCGCCGGAATGCTCACCGCCGCGGCCACCAGCGTGCAGCGGGCGCTGGGCGTCGAGGACTCCCCGGCGCGAATGTTCCAGCACTACATGGACCTCAACCAGTGGCGCGTGCTGCCGGGTCCGACGCGGATGTTCTGCGAGCAGTCGAGCACGCTCATTGACTGGCTGGTCGAGCTGGGCGTGGAGATTCCCGCGCAGTTGTCGCGCAACGCCCACATGCCGGGACTCACCCGTGCCGGTGTCGAGGACGTCTGGCGCGGCCACGTGCCCAAGGACCAGGGTTACGGGCTCATCCAGGCGCTGGACCGCGCTCGCCGGCGGCTCAAGGTCGACCTCGCGCTCGGCAGCCGCGCCACCGACCTGCTCCGCGACGGACCGGCGGTGCGCGGGGTGGTCGTCGACGACGCGGAGGTCACCGCCCCTTCGGTCGTCGTCGCCTGCGGCGGGCTGGCGCAGAACCCCGAGTTGGTGCGGGAATACTTCCCGGACGCCCGAATCGCCGGCGACAGCCTGTTCGTGGTCGCTGCCCCCGGCAGCCGGGGCGATCACGTCGCGCTGGCCGAACGGCACGGCCTGTCGCTGTTCGGCCGGGGCTGGGGGCTATTGCTGGTCACCGCCGAATTCCAGCGGTTCCACCACTGGCAGAGCGGATTCCCGCCGCCGGCCCGGATCCACGTCGATTCCGACGGCCGGCGGTGCATGGACGAGGACGCCCCGTATGCGGTCAGTCCCGGAATCCTCAAGCAGCACGGCGGATTCGTCTGGGCGGTCTTCGACGAGACGGCCCGAACCGGCCTGCCGCCCGGATACGCCGACTGGGCCGCGGACCGGGTCCTCGAAGAGGTCGGCAAGGGCATCGTCCGCCGCGCCGACACCCTGCCCGAACTGGCCGCGCGAATCGGTGTCCCGCCAGCCAACCTGGTCCGCAGCATCGAGCGGTTCAACGCGCTGCTGGGCAACGGCCACGACGCGGACTTCCTCCGGCACGAGTCGCTGGCCGCCAAGCAGGTCGATCCGCGGCTGCCCCCGGTGGAAACCGGGCCGTTCTACGCCGTCCGGATGCTCCCGGCGGAGCTGGTGTGCACCCACACCGGCCTGCGCATCGACAGCCTCGCCCGCGTGCTCGACACCGGAGGCCGAGTGGTTCCGGGCCTGTACGCGGCAGGTGAGGCGGCCGGCGGAATCCTGGGCGAACGCTACGTCGGCGGTGGGAATTCCGTGGCCCACGCACTGGTCCTAGGCCGGCTCGCCGGGCAGCAAGCCGCACAACGGGTCCACGAAGCGGGGAGCGCCGCGTGA
- a CDS encoding SDR family NAD(P)-dependent oxidoreductase yields MTATTANDQTNPTRADASPISASYPELLGTVAVVTGAGRGMGAVFATELARRGINVVAGDLAGAPEVATQINDELAGAGRVAGRRADVTNPADHDALLRAGLDEFGRVDFWINNAGVFPQAEFTDIPPDQLTSTYQVNVNGVVYGAQTAARHMRANGGGAIVNMASVAGVRVRATRAAYNSSKAAVRHLTACMAVELGSDNIRVNAIAPGFVDTEMTRWVREDPAALDRALRTVPLHRVGAPIEVFGALYFLLSDSARYITGAVIPVDGGSQHV; encoded by the coding sequence ATGACGGCAACCACCGCCAACGACCAGACGAACCCGACGCGCGCGGACGCCAGCCCCATCTCGGCGAGCTACCCCGAACTTCTCGGCACGGTCGCCGTCGTTACCGGTGCGGGACGCGGCATGGGGGCGGTCTTCGCCACCGAGCTCGCCCGGCGCGGCATCAACGTCGTCGCCGGTGACCTCGCCGGTGCGCCCGAAGTCGCCACACAGATCAACGACGAGCTCGCGGGCGCGGGCCGGGTGGCGGGCCGCCGTGCCGACGTCACGAACCCGGCCGACCACGACGCCCTGCTGCGCGCCGGGCTCGACGAATTCGGCCGCGTCGACTTCTGGATCAACAACGCCGGGGTCTTCCCGCAGGCCGAATTCACCGACATCCCGCCGGATCAGCTCACCTCGACCTACCAGGTCAACGTCAACGGCGTCGTCTACGGCGCGCAGACCGCCGCCCGGCACATGCGGGCCAACGGCGGCGGCGCGATCGTCAACATGGCCTCGGTGGCCGGGGTCCGGGTGCGCGCCACCCGGGCGGCCTACAACTCGTCCAAGGCCGCGGTGCGGCACCTGACCGCTTGCATGGCCGTGGAACTGGGCTCGGACAACATCCGGGTGAACGCGATCGCACCCGGCTTCGTCGACACCGAGATGACCCGATGGGTGCGCGAGGACCCGGCGGCGCTCGACCGCGCGCTGCGCACCGTGCCGCTGCACCGGGTCGGCGCGCCCATCGAGGTCTTCGGCGCCCTGTACTTCCTGCTGTCCGACAGCGCGCGGTACATCACCGGTGCGGTGATCCCGGTCGACGGCGGCTCCCAACACGTCTGA